The stretch of DNA GAAGAATACTTATAGTGTTATAAGTAAGGGGTCGATAGTGATGTTTTTTATTACGGCATTAGTTTTTTATTTGTTTATGATGGTGCCTCAGTTTTTAAGCGGTTCATCTTATAGTTATTCGGAGTCATTATTGTTTTATTTTACTTTTATAAATCCGCTTACTTTAATTAGTGTTATTGTTAAAGACGGCAAATTTATATTTTCTATTTATCTTTCATTGACAATAGTTTTATTGTTATTATCTGTTAGCTTGTTTGTAATATCTATTAAATCATCAAGAGTATTATTTGTGGTTTTAACACATATTTCTCTTTTAATCCATTTTTTGTTAATATTAGCATTGCCATTTGTAGCAATGTTGTTTTATCCTCCAAACTAAATTAAAAGCGGGCTAAAGTTACGCGGATGCCAAATCGATAAAAATACACCCTTAAAAACTAACAAAATCTTATTTTTGCACAAAAATTGGATATTCGTGTAGACAACGAAAGCGATTTCGGATATAATTTGCTTAGACACTCTGATCTTACACCCAAAAATCGGACCACTTGAAACTAGAGTAATTAAGTGTTAAAACTACCGGTATCAGGAGGTTTTGATATGAAGAGAAGCGGGTTCGCAGAAGCACAGATTTTTAGAATTTTGAAAGACGCGGAAGCCGGAGTATCTGTCGCGGAACCGGCAGGGATAAATATCCGTTTATACGAAAAAACGAAGCCGATGAAATTATATTTTTATAAAATTTTGATATAATTATAATGCATTTTCAGAAGGCTATAATTTCTTGTTGTGAAATTGTAACAGAGGTAAAATATGAGTAAAAATAAAATACTTAAAGTCTTAGAGAGCGAAAAAGACACACTCCGTAAAGAGTTTGGCGTTGTGAAAATTGGTTTGTTTGGTTCATATGCCAGAGGCGATCAAAAAAGGAACAGTGATGTTGATTTATTTGTTTCATTTGATAAAAAGGCAGACCTGCTAAGCTTAATCGGCGCGTCTGATTATCTTGGAAAAAAACTAAGGAAAAAAGTTGATATTGTAACGCCCAACGGCGCGTCAAAGCGCCTTGTACAGGAAATATCCAGGGAATTAATCAGTTTATAAATTAAGTATGAAAATGAAATGTGTTAATAAATTTTTTTATATTATGATGAAA from Candidatus Goldiibacteriota bacterium encodes:
- a CDS encoding nucleotidyltransferase family protein: MSKNKILKVLESEKDTLRKEFGVVKIGLFGSYARGDQKRNSDVDLFVSFDKKADLLSLIGASDYLGKKLRKKVDIVTPNGASKRLVQEISRELISL